One stretch of Croceibacterium atlanticum DNA includes these proteins:
- a CDS encoding cation:proton antiporter, whose protein sequence is MESASNATPMLESAALLIGGAFVVVSLSVRLGVPAILGFLLTGLVLGPHVLGLLQEEGAALGALGELGVILLMFSLGLTFSWTKLVELRRLIFGIGGAQVGITAVIVALGANLLLDVSWPKAILLGAATAMSSTALSIKQLEASGALGHAQGRTSIAILLFQDLATVGFLVLIDALQTASATGHGVEKGFFNVLGLFAALILARKLLIPLAQWIERSSNNELPQLLALFLVLSTAVGAHYAGLSPALGAFIAGMLIGEGDARNVVEREVRPFRDLLLGIFFVSLGAQMDITILGQAFGSVLAWLAVIVFLKAAILAAILYLADTDAEVSAKVALILAHAGEFSLLLVSLSVGAGLLDNALAQPFLLAIGISLFIAPFLISLSARENLVRQSLCKLRRNQGR, encoded by the coding sequence ATGGAAAGCGCATCAAACGCAACCCCTATGCTCGAAAGTGCAGCGCTCCTTATCGGCGGAGCCTTCGTTGTCGTATCGCTTTCCGTCCGGCTCGGTGTCCCAGCAATTCTGGGGTTTCTGCTTACTGGGCTCGTATTGGGACCACACGTTCTGGGGTTGCTGCAAGAGGAAGGTGCCGCATTGGGTGCCTTGGGGGAGCTAGGGGTGATCCTGCTGATGTTCTCCCTAGGCCTCACATTCTCGTGGACGAAGCTCGTGGAACTCCGCCGTTTGATCTTCGGAATTGGCGGGGCGCAGGTCGGCATAACGGCTGTCATCGTCGCGCTCGGTGCGAATCTGCTTCTAGATGTGTCTTGGCCGAAAGCCATATTGCTTGGCGCCGCCACTGCAATGTCGTCGACTGCTCTGAGTATCAAGCAACTGGAGGCCTCCGGTGCGTTGGGCCATGCTCAAGGCCGGACGTCGATTGCCATTCTTCTCTTTCAGGATCTGGCAACGGTAGGATTTCTGGTCCTTATTGATGCTCTGCAGACAGCAAGTGCTACCGGGCATGGGGTCGAAAAGGGCTTCTTCAACGTACTAGGTCTTTTCGCCGCGCTCATTCTTGCCAGGAAGCTTCTCATTCCACTCGCCCAGTGGATTGAACGAAGCTCCAACAACGAACTTCCGCAGTTGCTTGCGCTCTTTCTGGTTCTTTCGACAGCAGTCGGAGCGCACTACGCCGGCCTTTCGCCAGCACTCGGAGCGTTCATCGCAGGAATGCTGATTGGCGAAGGCGATGCTCGAAACGTCGTTGAACGCGAAGTGAGGCCTTTTCGGGATCTCCTGCTAGGGATCTTTTTTGTCAGCCTAGGAGCTCAAATGGACATTACGATCCTTGGCCAAGCGTTTGGATCTGTCCTCGCTTGGCTGGCGGTCATCGTGTTCCTCAAAGCTGCGATTTTGGCCGCGATTCTCTACCTGGCAGACACCGACGCCGAAGTGTCCGCAAAGGTGGCATTGATATTGGCCCACGCCGGTGAATTCAGCCTGCTTCTCGTGTCTCTGAGCGTGGGCGCCGGTTTGCTCGACAATGCGTTGGCCCAACCCTTCCTGCTGGCAATTGGGATCAGCCTTTTTATCGCACCCTTCCTTATCTCGCTATCCGCCAGAGAGAATCTTGTCCGGCAATCCCTTTGCAAGTTGCGGCGAAACCAGGGGAGATAG
- a CDS encoding HdeD family acid-resistance protein yields MASSIDSEVRNMSGFSIGQIECTLSGNWWVFFIRGVLFVLLGALALAMPISAVIALTLLFGAFSFVDGVLALWSGVRRMRKNKRWGWLIASGLIGIVTGAIVLIAPYVASLALALFLWGMIAFWSIMRGGMEIAAAIRMRKEIKGEWLLVAAGLISLLFGILAIYLIIALPGSAVLAAGWVFGIYALIFGGLMLLLGFRLRRIAKAGGAVET; encoded by the coding sequence ATGGCTAGTTCAATTGATTCCGAGGTCCGAAACATGTCGGGCTTTTCTATCGGTCAGATCGAATGCACCCTCTCGGGAAACTGGTGGGTTTTCTTCATACGCGGGGTACTGTTCGTACTATTGGGCGCCTTGGCACTGGCAATGCCGATCAGTGCGGTTATCGCGCTAACGCTCCTATTTGGAGCTTTCTCATTCGTGGACGGGGTTCTCGCGCTTTGGTCCGGGGTGAGGCGGATGCGGAAGAATAAAAGGTGGGGATGGCTAATAGCGAGTGGTCTGATCGGGATCGTCACGGGTGCAATTGTCCTCATTGCCCCATATGTTGCTTCACTCGCGCTCGCATTATTTCTCTGGGGCATGATTGCATTCTGGAGCATCATGCGAGGCGGAATGGAAATAGCCGCAGCCATAAGAATGCGGAAGGAAATTAAAGGCGAATGGCTACTTGTCGCCGCCGGGCTCATATCCCTGCTTTTCGGGATTCTAGCAATTTACCTGATCATCGCCCTTCCGGGCAGCGCCGTCCTCGCCGCTGGCTGGGTGTTCGGAATCTACGCACTGATTTTTGGTGGGTTGATGCTTTTGCTCGGGTTCCGTCTGCGGCGCATCGCAAAGGCAGGCGGTGCAGTGGAGACATGA
- a CDS encoding helix-turn-helix domain-containing protein, giving the protein MNRAAALGLPPLFSGLAPRVIELREGQDLSISPTGDLYWVLSGVVQNSVIAEDGRRWIEGFHLPGEFFWADQASVKSQTAEALCATSILITASSVLQALTSSSDAAVDSVWSWCARTHVASLRRGFLLARSTAVEKLSYFLMDLVHRLGGRREICLLMSRAEIGDHLGLTSETVTRTFTLLQNEKLLRVNGKDVTILDSNGLLLNAQAIFST; this is encoded by the coding sequence ATGAATCGCGCAGCAGCATTGGGGCTGCCGCCGCTCTTTTCTGGGCTGGCGCCGCGCGTGATCGAGCTGAGGGAAGGTCAGGACTTATCCATCAGCCCGACCGGGGATTTGTACTGGGTATTGTCCGGTGTTGTGCAAAACAGCGTGATTGCAGAGGATGGACGGCGCTGGATCGAAGGATTCCACCTCCCGGGTGAATTCTTCTGGGCCGATCAAGCGAGCGTCAAAAGCCAAACGGCCGAAGCGCTTTGCGCTACGTCCATCTTGATCACAGCATCTTCTGTTCTTCAGGCGCTGACATCGAGCAGTGATGCAGCGGTAGACTCTGTGTGGTCTTGGTGTGCCAGGACGCATGTGGCTTCATTGAGACGCGGATTTCTCCTCGCGCGGTCGACGGCAGTAGAAAAACTATCCTATTTCCTCATGGATCTGGTCCATCGCCTTGGCGGGCGCCGGGAGATTTGCCTGCTCATGTCGCGTGCCGAGATTGGCGATCATCTCGGCCTCACCAGCGAGACCGTTACCCGCACATTCACGCTTCTGCAGAACGAAAAGCTCCTCCGTGTGAACGGCAAGGACGTGACGATTCTCGATTCGAACGGGCTGCTTCTCAACGCCCAAGCCATATTCTCGACCTGA
- a CDS encoding S1C family serine protease yields MNVLLLSAVASLLLLQSAPVAEPRTVTPRGDLAADERATIDLFRNARDSVVFISTRQRVADFWTRNVYSVPRGSGSGLIWDGAGHIVTNYHVIEGASEAQIQMSDGRQFNAQLVGVSPQHDLAVLKIGGAGFSAPTRVPIGTSSDLQVGQNVFAIGNPFGLDWTLTKGIVSALDRSLPNENGPDIRHLIQTDAAVNPGNSGGPLLDSAGRLIGINTAIYSPSGASAGISFAVPVDTVMRVVPQLIANGRYTRPALGIESDEEINDRLKRASGIDGVFILSVEPGSAAERVGLVGVQRTRRGILPGDVIVALNSRPVSRLGDLLARLDDFQVGQKVQLTLLRAGEERNVSVDLQPGI; encoded by the coding sequence ATGAACGTCCTCCTCCTTTCAGCAGTCGCTTCGCTCCTTCTATTGCAATCCGCGCCTGTCGCTGAGCCCCGCACTGTTACGCCGCGCGGCGACCTTGCTGCCGATGAGCGAGCCACTATCGATCTTTTTCGCAATGCGCGCGATTCGGTTGTGTTCATCTCGACCCGCCAGCGTGTTGCCGACTTCTGGACCCGCAATGTCTACAGCGTGCCGCGCGGTTCGGGATCGGGCCTGATCTGGGATGGGGCCGGACACATCGTCACCAATTACCATGTAATAGAAGGAGCCTCAGAAGCTCAGATACAGATGTCCGATGGCCGCCAGTTCAATGCCCAGCTCGTCGGCGTGAGCCCGCAGCACGACCTCGCTGTTTTGAAGATCGGTGGCGCAGGATTTAGCGCCCCGACGCGTGTTCCGATCGGCACCAGCAGTGATCTACAGGTCGGACAGAATGTCTTTGCCATTGGCAATCCCTTTGGTCTCGACTGGACGCTAACCAAAGGGATTGTTTCCGCCCTCGACCGGTCGCTCCCGAATGAGAATGGGCCGGATATCCGCCATCTGATTCAGACTGATGCAGCGGTTAATCCGGGCAATTCAGGTGGTCCGCTTCTCGACTCTGCCGGACGGCTAATCGGCATAAACACCGCCATTTACAGCCCTTCAGGCGCATCTGCAGGAATCAGCTTTGCAGTCCCGGTGGACACTGTGATGCGCGTGGTGCCACAGTTAATTGCCAACGGCCGCTACACACGCCCCGCGCTTGGCATCGAAAGTGATGAGGAAATCAATGACCGGCTCAAGCGCGCTTCTGGTATTGACGGGGTATTCATACTGAGTGTTGAGCCTGGATCGGCCGCAGAGCGCGTGGGCCTTGTCGGTGTCCAGCGTACGAGGCGCGGGATCCTACCAGGAGATGTGATCGTGGCCCTAAACAGCAGGCCGGTGTCACGGCTAGGCGATTTACTCGCGCGGCTTGACGATTTTCAGGTGGGGCAAAAAGTACAACTTACGCTTCTCCGTGCCGGCGAGGAGCGCAATGTGTCCGTCGACCTCCAACCCGGAATCTGA
- the wrbA gene encoding NAD(P)H:quinone oxidoreductase — MPKVLVLYYSSYGHIETMAEAIAEGARSTGASVDIKRVPETVPEEVARNAHFKLDQQAPVASVGDLERYDAIIVGTGTRFGRISAQMAAFLDQAGSLWARGALNGKIGGAFTSTGSQHGGQETTLFSIITNLLHFGMTIVGLDYGYAGQMNDKEIVGGAPYGASTIAGADGGRQPSDIDLAGARYQGRRVAQVAAKVFG, encoded by the coding sequence ATGCCGAAGGTTCTTGTTCTTTATTATTCGTCATATGGCCACATTGAAACGATGGCCGAAGCTATTGCGGAAGGTGCCCGTTCGACGGGCGCTTCGGTAGACATCAAGCGTGTGCCTGAAACAGTACCAGAAGAAGTGGCGCGCAACGCCCATTTCAAACTCGACCAGCAGGCACCAGTTGCTTCCGTCGGCGACCTAGAACGATATGACGCCATCATCGTAGGCACAGGAACGCGCTTTGGCCGGATTTCGGCGCAGATGGCTGCATTCCTGGACCAGGCCGGCAGTCTGTGGGCTCGCGGTGCCCTGAATGGCAAGATCGGCGGGGCCTTCACTTCAACCGGCTCACAGCATGGTGGGCAGGAGACCACGCTGTTTTCGATCATTACCAATCTGCTGCACTTCGGAATGACGATTGTCGGATTGGACTATGGTTATGCCGGCCAGATGAATGACAAGGAAATCGTCGGTGGGGCACCCTATGGAGCGTCGACTATTGCTGGCGCGGATGGGGGCCGTCAGCCAAGCGATATTGATCTGGCAGGCGCCCGCTATCAGGGTCGACGGGTGGCCCAAGTCGCGGCCAAGGTTTTTGGCTGA